Proteins co-encoded in one Helicoverpa zea isolate HzStark_Cry1AcR chromosome 30, ilHelZeax1.1, whole genome shotgun sequence genomic window:
- the LOC124644569 gene encoding mucin-22-like isoform X19, translated as MVSIKFLALLAVVAIVAGSPHHKSIKKKVPYAWTVSSSGSSGVTAGASAAGNAGANAVAFSSLRFLAKGIADRNSLSYKAFKWIGGRTAVSSVNDALDIVLTAAAGVGGLINLWIPGLGSLFSSLVIASARISYCVVGQPSSSHFGLVRDGKANINICANGNYGAKWGWKAYAGDYSNAALVIKGYGLENASAKVNQFLAAKGGIQALDGYEKKIASAIVVVAKLFDRDVKTWSSQDVNTVFAKSTEVLGWLANSYYPRLGGYVLADFLRLGSNKNVVNVGLDLSIFQDQLNQISSYKIQQQLLSGVKKCTDQDFNKANDDDDDDDDDDSDENQSDNGTTTKTVSAGGSQTNTGSTIGSTSTTGSGSTTGSTSTTKTVTENGSQINSGSTKTTGSTTGSSSTTGSSSTTGSSSTTGSGSTKGSTSSTGSGSTTGSTSTTKTVTENGSQINSGSTKTTGSTTGSSSTTGTGSTIGTGSTTGSGSTTGSTSTTKTATEGGFQTNTGTTKTTGSTTSSGSTTGTGSTTGSGLTTGSGSTSTTKTVTEGGSQTTSGSTTKSVSTTGSTSTTGTGSTTGTGSTTGSGSTTKSVTEGGSQTTSGSTTDSESQTYNSNNNSDNDSDNNTGNAGQKHKRSDLSDDVNGNDDSDKIEKKKKLINDLINKGKQKQGKAGSTTDVSKTNSGSSTTVTGSGSTTSSGSTTSSGTTTTKGSSTKTVSEGGSQISSGTTTSSGSTTGTGSTSGSGSTTGSGSTSTTKTVTEGGSETTKTTGSTTSSGSTTGTGSTTGTGSSTGSTSSTGSGSTTGSGSTSTTKTVTEGGSQTSSGTTKTTGSTIGSGSTTGSSSTTGSGSTTGSGSTTGSASATGSGSTTGSGSTSTTKTVTEGGSQTSSGTTKTTGSTTGSGSTTGSSSTTGSGSTTGTGSTTGTGSTTSSGSTTGSGSTTGTGSTSTTKTVTEGGSQTTKTSSTTGSGSTTGSGSTTGTGSTSSTGSTSTTKTVTESGSGSTTGSGSTKSSGSTTGTGSTTGTGSTTGTGSTTSSGSTTGSGSTTGTGSTSTTKTVTEGGSQTTKTSSTTGSGSTTGSGSTTGTGSTSSTGSTSTTKTVTESGSGSTTGTGSTTGTGSTTGSSSTTGSGSTTGTGSTTSSGSTTGSGSTTGSGSTTGSASTSTTKTVTEGGSQTSSGTTKTTGSTTGTGSTSGSGSTTGSGSTTGSSSTTGSGSTTGSSSTTGSGSTTGSSSTTGSGSTTGSGSTTGSGSTTATGSTTGSSSTTGSGSTTGSSSTTGSGSTTGSSSTTGSGSTSTTKTVTEGGSQTSSGTTKTTGSTTSSGSTTGSGSTTGSGSTTGTGSSTGTGSSTGTGSATGTGSTSTTKTVTEGGSQTSSGTTKTTGSTTSSGSTTGSGSTTGTGSSTGTGSSTGTGSATGSGSATGSGSATGSGSATGSGSATGSSSTTGSGSTTGSSSTTGSGSTTGSGSTTGSGSTTGTGSTTGSSSTTGSGSTTGSSSTTGSGSTTGSSSTTGSGSTTGSGSTTGSGSTTGTGSSTSSGSGTGSTTSSGSTTGSGSTTGSSSNTGSSSATGSGSANSGTGSNNGYGDEYTKISSTNESSDFSDGSEDSYNQKKVENGKTIEASGSKVEESEGNSASSSYSEERKNRDGSYSKVEKKSSNDAESNSSVADESKSETSSDGSFHSQKHHHVSHSSKKSSSDSSYSYSSN; from the exons aTGGTGTCTATCAAGTTCCTTGCACTCCTGGCAGTG GTGGCCATAGTGGCAGGGTCTCCCCACCACAAATCTATTAAGAAGAAAGTGCCCTACGCCTGGACAGTCAGTTCTTCAGGAAGTTCAGGGGTCACAGCCGGGGCTTCGGCCGCTGGAAATGCTGGT GCAAATGCAGTAGCTTTCAGCAGTCTTA GATTCTTGGCCAAAGGAATAGCTG aTCGTAACTCATTGTCCTACAAAGCCTTCAAATGGATTGGCGGCAGAA CTGCGGTGTCATCAGTGAATGATGCTTTGGATATAGTTCTGACGGCAGCCGCTGGAGTCGGTGGTCTCATCAATCTATGGATTCCTGGAC TTGGCAGTCTCTTTTCATCAC TGGTAATTGCAAGTGCTAGAATCAGCTACTGTGTGGTTGGACAACCGTCAAGCTCTCACTTCGGACTGGTTCGCGATGGAAAAGCTAACA TCAACATCTGCGCTAACGGTAACTACGGAGCCAAATGGGGCTGGAAGGCGTACGCTGGTGATTACTCCAATGCCGCTCTGGTGATCAAGGGTTACGGCTTAGAGAATGCTTCGGCTAAGGTCAACCAGTTCCTTGCTGCTAAGGGTGGCATCCAGGCTTTGGATG GATATGAAAAGAAGATCGCAAGCGCCATCGTCGTTGTTGCTAAGCTTTTCGACc gtGATGTCAAGACCTGGTCATCACAGGATGTTAACACCGTATTCGcaaaat cGACCGAAGTATTGGGATGGCTCGCAAACTCCTACTACCCACGCC ttgGAGGATACGTTTTAGCTG ATTTCCTCCGCCTTGGTTCTAACAAGAATGTCGTTAATGTAGGATTAG ATCTATCAATCTTCCAAGACCAACTGAACCAAATTTCATCATACAAAATCCAGCAACAGCTTTTATCTGGCGTGAAGAAGTGTACCGACCAAGACTTCAATAAAGCaaacgatgatgatgatgatgacgatgacgaCGATTCTGATGAAAACCAGTCTGACAACGGAACAACCACGAAGACTGTGTCTGCCGGTGGTTCACAAACCAACACCGGATCAACCATAGGTTCCACatcaaccacaggttccggatcaaccacaggttccACATCAACCACGAAGACTGTAACTGAAAATGGTTCCCAAATCAACTCCGGATCAACCAAAACAACCggatcaaccacaggttccTCATCAACGACAGGTTCCTCATCAACGACAGGTTCCTCATCAACGACAGGTTCCGGATCAACCAAAGGTTCCACATCATCGACAGGTTCCggatcaaccacaggttccACGTCAACCACGAAGACTGTAACTGAAAATGGTTCCCAAATCAACTCCGGATCAACCAAAACAACCggatcaaccacaggttccTCATCAACCACAGGAACTGGATCAACCATAGGAACCGGATCTACCACAGGTTCCggatcaaccacaggttccACATCAACCACGAAGACTGCAACTGAAGGTGGTTTCCAAACCAACACCGGAACAACCAAAACAACCGGATCAACCACATCTTCCGGATCAACCACAGGAACCggatcaaccacaggttccggATTAACGACAGGTTCCGGTTCCACATCAACCACGAAGACTGTAACTGAAGGTGGTTCCCAAACCACCTCCGGATCAACCACGAAGTCCGTATCTACCACAGGTTCCACATCAACCACAGGAACCGGATCAACGACAGGTACCggatcaaccacaggttccggCTCAACCACAAAGTCTGTAACTGAAGGTGGTTCCCAAACCACCTCCGGATCAACCACTGACTCAGAATCTCAAACCTACAACTCTAACAACAATTCTGACAATGATTCTGATAACAACACAGGTAATGCTGGTCAGAAACACAAAAGATCTGATTTATCTGACGATGTGAACGGAAACGATGATTCCGATAAGATCgaaaagaagaagaaattgATCAATGATCTGATTAACAAGGGCAAACAAAAGCAAGGCAAGGCTGGATCAACCACTGACGTTAGCAAAACCAACTCCGGTTCATCTACGACTGTTACGGGCTCTGGTTCCACAACCAGCTCCGGATCAACCACGAGTTCTGGAACAACCACGACTAAAGGATCATCTACTAAGACTGTATCTGAAGGTGGTTCCCAAATCAGCTCCGGAACTACCACATCTTCCGGATCAACCACAGGAACGGGATCAACCTCAGGTTCCGGCTCAACCACAGGTTCCGGATCCACATCAACCACGAAGACTGTAACTGAAGGTGGTTCCGAAACAACCAAAACAACCGGATCAACCACATCTTCCGGATCAACCACAGGAACCGGATCAACCACAGGAACCGGATCTAGCACAGGTTCCACATCAAGCACAGGTTCCggatcaaccacaggttccggTTCTACATCAACCACGAAGACTGTAACTGAAGGTGGTTCCCAAACCAGCTCCGGAACAACCAAAACAACCGGATCAACCATAGGTTCCGGCTCAACCACAGGTTCCTCatcaaccacaggttccggatcaaccacaggttccggatcaaccacaggttccGCATCAGCCACAGGTTCCGGCTCAACCACAGGTTCCGGTTCTACATCAACCACGAAGACTGTAACAGAAGGTGGTTCCCAAACCAGCTCCGGAACAACCAAAACAACCggatcaaccacaggttccggctcaaccacaggttcctcatcaaccacaggttccggCTCAACGACAGGAACCGGATCAACCACAGGAACTGGCTCAACCACATCTTCTGGATCGACCACAGGTTCCGGATCAACCACAGGAACCGGTTCTACATCAACCACGAAGACTGTAACTGAAGGTGGTTCCCAAACAACCAAAACCAGCTCAACCACAGGTTCCggatcaaccacaggttccggCTCAACCACAGGAACCGGATCAACCTCAAGTACTGGATCAACATCTACCACGAAGACTGTAACTGAAAGTGGTTCCggatcaaccacaggttccggCTCAACCAAATCTTCTGGATCAACCACAGGAACCGGATCAACGACAGGAACCGGATCAACCACAGGAACTGGCTCAACCACATCTTCTGGATCGACCACAGGTTCCGGATCAACCACAGGAACCGGTTCTACATCAACCACGAAGACTGTAACTGAAGGTGGTTCCCAAACAACCAAAACCAGCTCAACCACAGGTTCCggatcaaccacaggttccggCTCAACCACAGGAACCGGATCAACCTCAAGTACTGGATCAACATCTACCACGAAGACTGTAACTGAAAGTG GTTCCGGATCAACCACAGGAACCGGATCAACCACAGGAACTggatcaaccacaggttccTCATCAACCACAGGTTCTGGATCAACCACAGGAACCGGATCAACCACATCTTCCggatcaaccacaggttccggATCAACAACAGGTTCCGGCTCAACCACAGGTTCCGCTTCTACATCAACCACGAAGACTGTAACTGAAGGTGGTTCCCAAACCAGCTCCGGAACAACCAAAACAACCGGATCAACCACAGGAACCGGATCAACCTCAGGTTCCGGCTCAACCACAGGTTCCggatcaaccacaggttccTCATCTACAACAGGTTCCggatcaaccacaggttcctcatcaaccacaggttccggctcaaccacaggttcctcatcaaccacaggttccggATCAACCACAGGAAGTggatcaaccacaggttccggATCAACCACAGCAACTGGATCTACCACAGGTTCCTCATCTACAACAGGTTCCggatcaaccacaggttcctcatcaaccacaggttccggCTCAACCACTGGTTCCTCatcaaccacaggttccggATCTACATCAACCACGAAGACTGTAACTGAAGGTGGTTCCCAAACCAGCTCCGGAACAACCAAAACAACCGGCTCAACCACATCTTCTggatcaaccacaggttccggCTCAACCACAGGTTCCGGATCAACCACAGGAACCGGATCAAGCACAGGAACCGGATCAAGCACAGGAACCGGATCAGCCACAGGAACCGGATCTACATCAACCACGAAGACTGTAACTGAAGGTGGTTCCCAAACCAGCTCCGGAACAACCAAAACAACCGGATCAACCACATCTTCTggatcaaccacaggttccggCTCAACCACAGGAACCGGATCTAGCACAGGAACCGGATCAAGCACAGGAACCGGATCAGCCACAGGTTCCGGATCAGCCACAGGTTCAGGATCAGCCACAGGTTCAGGATCAGCCACAGGTTCCGGATCAGCCACAGGTTCCTCATCTACAACAGGTTCCggatcaaccacaggttcctcatcaaccacaggttccggATCAACCACAGGAAGTggatcaaccacaggttccggATCAACCACAGGAACTGGATCTACCACAGGTTCCTCATCTACAACAGGTTCCggatcaaccacaggttcctcatcaaccacaggttccggCTCAACCACTGGTTCCTCatcaaccacaggttccggATCAACCACAGGAAGTggatcaaccacaggttccggATCAACCACAGGAACTGGATCTAGCACATCTTCCGGATCAGGAACTGGATCAACCACATCTTCTGGATCAACCACAGGCTCCGGATCAACCACAGGCTCCTCATCAAATACAGGATCCTCATCAGCCACAGGTTCCGGATCAGCTAACTCTGGTACAGGTTCAAATAACGGCTATGGAGATGAATATACAAAGATTTCATCAACCAACGAAAGTAGCGATTTCTCAGACGGCTCAGAAGACAGCTATAATCAGAAGAAAGTAGAAAATGGCAAGACAATCGAAGCTTCTGGCTCTAAAGTGGAAGAATCAGAAGGTAACTCAGCCTCTTCATCTTACTCAGAAGAGAGGAAGAACCGTGATGGATCCTACTCTAAGGTAGAGAAGAAATCGTCGAATGATGCTGAGAGTAACAGTAGTGTAGCTGATGAAAGCAAATCGGAGACCAGCTCTGATGGCTCTTTCCACTCTCAGAAGCATCACCACGTCAGTCATTCTTCAAAGAAGAGTAGCTCAGACAGTAGCTATTCTTACTCGTCAAATTAA
- the LOC124644569 gene encoding mucin-22-like isoform X11, translating to MVSIKFLALLAVVAIVAGSPHHKSIKKKVPYAWTVSSSGSSGVTAGASAAGNAGANAVAFSSLRFLAKGIADRNSLSYKAFKWIGGRTAVSSVNDALDIVLTAAAGVGGLINLWIPGLGSLFSSLVIASARISYCVVGQPSSSHFGLVRDGKANINICANGNYGAKWGWKAYAGDYSNAALVIKGYGLENASAKVNQFLAAKGGIQALDGYEKKIASAIVVVAKLFDRDVKTWSSQDVNTVFAKSTEVLGWLANSYYPRLGGYVLADFLRLGSNKNVVNVGLDLSIFQDQLNQISSYKIQQQLLSGVKKCTDQDFNKANDDDDDDDDDDSDENQSDNGTTTKTVSAGGSQTNTGSTIGSTSTTGSGSTTGSTSTTKTVTENGSQINSGSTKTTGSTTGSSSTTGSSSTTGSSSTTGSGSTKGSTSSTGSGSTTGSTSTTKTVTENGSQINSGSTKTTGSTTGSSSTTGTGSTIGTGSTTGSGSTTGSTSTTKTATEGGFQTNTGTTKTTGSTTSSGSTTGTGSTTGSGLTTGSGSTSTTKTVTEGGSQTTSGSTTKSVSTTGSTSTTGTGSTTGTGSTTGSGSTTKSVTEGGSQTTSGSTTDSESQTYNSNNNSDNDSDNNTGNAGQKHKRSDLSDDVNGNDDSDKIEKKKKLINDLINKGKQKQGKAGSTTDVSKTNSGSSTTVTGSGSTTSSGSTTSSGTTTTKGSSTKTVSEGGSQISSGTTTSSGSTTGTGSTSGSGSTTGSGSTSTTKTVTEGGSETTKTTGSTTSSGSTTGTGSTTGTGSSTGSTSSTGSGSTTGSGSTSTTKTVTEGGSQTSSGTTKTTGSTIGSGSTTGSSSTTGSGSTTGSGSTTGSASATGSGSTTGSGSTSTTKTVTEGGSQTSSGTTKTTGSTTGSGSTTGSSSTTGSGSTTGTGSTTGTGSTTSSGSTTGSGSTTGTGSTSTTKTVTEGGSQTTKTSSTTGSGSTTGSGSTTGTGSTSSTGSTSTTKTVTESGSKTDSGSTKTTGSTTGTGSTTGSGSTTGTGSTTGTGSTTGSSSTTGSASATGSGSTTGSGSTSTTKTVTEGGSQTSSGTTKTTGSTTGSGSTTGSSSTTGSGSTTGSGSTTGSSSTTGSGSTTGSGSTTGSASATGTGSSTGSGSTTGTGSTSTTKTVTESGSQTSSGTTKTTGSTTETGSTTGSGSTTGSGSTTGSGSTTSSGSTTGTGSTTGSGSTTGSGSTTGSASATGSGSTTGSGSTSTTKTVTEGGSQTSSGTTKTTGSTTGSGSTTGSSSTTGSGSTTGSGSTTGSSSTTGSGSTTGSGSTTGSASATGTGSSTGSGSTTGTGSTSTTKTVTESGSQTSSGTTKTTGSTTETGSTTGSGSTTGSGSTTGSGSTSTTNTVTESGSQNDSGTTKTTGSTTGSGSTTSSGSTTGSSSTTGSGSTTGTGSTTGTGSTTGSSSTTGSGSTTGTGSTTSSGSTTGSGSTTGSGSTTGSASTSTTKTVTEGGSQTSSGTTKTTGSTTGTGSTSGSGSTTGSGSTTGSSSTTGSGSTTGSSSTTGSGSTTGSSSTTGSGSTTGSGSTTGSGSTTATGSTTGSSSTTGSGSTTGSSSTTGSGSTTGSSSTTGSGSTSTTKTVTEGGSQTSSGTTKTTGSTTSSGSTTGSGSTTGSGSTTGTGSSTGTGSSTGTGSATGTGSTSTTKTVTEGGSQTSSGTTKTTGSTTSSGSTTGSGSTTGTGSSTGTGSSTGTGSATGSGSATGSGSATGSGSATGSGSATGSSSTTGSGSTTGSSSTTGSGSTTGSGSTTGSGSTTGTGSTTGSSSTTGSGSTTGSSSTTGSGSTTGSSSTTGSGSTTGSGSTTGSGSTTGTGSSTSSGSGTGSTTSSGSTTGSGSTTGSSSNTGSSSATGSGSANSGTGSNNGYGDEYTKISSTNESSDFSDGSEDSYNQKKVENGKTIEASGSKVEESEGNSASSSYSEERKNRDGSYSKVEKKSSNDAESNSSVADESKSETSSDGSFHSQKHHHVSHSSKKSSSDSSYSYSSN from the exons aTGGTGTCTATCAAGTTCCTTGCACTCCTGGCAGTG GTGGCCATAGTGGCAGGGTCTCCCCACCACAAATCTATTAAGAAGAAAGTGCCCTACGCCTGGACAGTCAGTTCTTCAGGAAGTTCAGGGGTCACAGCCGGGGCTTCGGCCGCTGGAAATGCTGGT GCAAATGCAGTAGCTTTCAGCAGTCTTA GATTCTTGGCCAAAGGAATAGCTG aTCGTAACTCATTGTCCTACAAAGCCTTCAAATGGATTGGCGGCAGAA CTGCGGTGTCATCAGTGAATGATGCTTTGGATATAGTTCTGACGGCAGCCGCTGGAGTCGGTGGTCTCATCAATCTATGGATTCCTGGAC TTGGCAGTCTCTTTTCATCAC TGGTAATTGCAAGTGCTAGAATCAGCTACTGTGTGGTTGGACAACCGTCAAGCTCTCACTTCGGACTGGTTCGCGATGGAAAAGCTAACA TCAACATCTGCGCTAACGGTAACTACGGAGCCAAATGGGGCTGGAAGGCGTACGCTGGTGATTACTCCAATGCCGCTCTGGTGATCAAGGGTTACGGCTTAGAGAATGCTTCGGCTAAGGTCAACCAGTTCCTTGCTGCTAAGGGTGGCATCCAGGCTTTGGATG GATATGAAAAGAAGATCGCAAGCGCCATCGTCGTTGTTGCTAAGCTTTTCGACc gtGATGTCAAGACCTGGTCATCACAGGATGTTAACACCGTATTCGcaaaat cGACCGAAGTATTGGGATGGCTCGCAAACTCCTACTACCCACGCC ttgGAGGATACGTTTTAGCTG ATTTCCTCCGCCTTGGTTCTAACAAGAATGTCGTTAATGTAGGATTAG ATCTATCAATCTTCCAAGACCAACTGAACCAAATTTCATCATACAAAATCCAGCAACAGCTTTTATCTGGCGTGAAGAAGTGTACCGACCAAGACTTCAATAAAGCaaacgatgatgatgatgatgacgatgacgaCGATTCTGATGAAAACCAGTCTGACAACGGAACAACCACGAAGACTGTGTCTGCCGGTGGTTCACAAACCAACACCGGATCAACCATAGGTTCCACatcaaccacaggttccggatcaaccacaggttccACATCAACCACGAAGACTGTAACTGAAAATGGTTCCCAAATCAACTCCGGATCAACCAAAACAACCggatcaaccacaggttccTCATCAACGACAGGTTCCTCATCAACGACAGGTTCCTCATCAACGACAGGTTCCGGATCAACCAAAGGTTCCACATCATCGACAGGTTCCggatcaaccacaggttccACGTCAACCACGAAGACTGTAACTGAAAATGGTTCCCAAATCAACTCCGGATCAACCAAAACAACCggatcaaccacaggttccTCATCAACCACAGGAACTGGATCAACCATAGGAACCGGATCTACCACAGGTTCCggatcaaccacaggttccACATCAACCACGAAGACTGCAACTGAAGGTGGTTTCCAAACCAACACCGGAACAACCAAAACAACCGGATCAACCACATCTTCCGGATCAACCACAGGAACCggatcaaccacaggttccggATTAACGACAGGTTCCGGTTCCACATCAACCACGAAGACTGTAACTGAAGGTGGTTCCCAAACCACCTCCGGATCAACCACGAAGTCCGTATCTACCACAGGTTCCACATCAACCACAGGAACCGGATCAACGACAGGTACCggatcaaccacaggttccggCTCAACCACAAAGTCTGTAACTGAAGGTGGTTCCCAAACCACCTCCGGATCAACCACTGACTCAGAATCTCAAACCTACAACTCTAACAACAATTCTGACAATGATTCTGATAACAACACAGGTAATGCTGGTCAGAAACACAAAAGATCTGATTTATCTGACGATGTGAACGGAAACGATGATTCCGATAAGATCgaaaagaagaagaaattgATCAATGATCTGATTAACAAGGGCAAACAAAAGCAAGGCAAGGCTGGATCAACCACTGACGTTAGCAAAACCAACTCCGGTTCATCTACGACTGTTACGGGCTCTGGTTCCACAACCAGCTCCGGATCAACCACGAGTTCTGGAACAACCACGACTAAAGGATCATCTACTAAGACTGTATCTGAAGGTGGTTCCCAAATCAGCTCCGGAACTACCACATCTTCCGGATCAACCACAGGAACGGGATCAACCTCAGGTTCCGGCTCAACCACAGGTTCCGGATCCACATCAACCACGAAGACTGTAACTGAAGGTGGTTCCGAAACAACCAAAACAACCGGATCAACCACATCTTCCGGATCAACCACAGGAACCGGATCAACCACAGGAACCGGATCTAGCACAGGTTCCACATCAAGCACAGGTTCCggatcaaccacaggttccggTTCTACATCAACCACGAAGACTGTAACTGAAGGTGGTTCCCAAACCAGCTCCGGAACAACCAAAACAACCGGATCAACCATAGGTTCCGGCTCAACCACAGGTTCCTCatcaaccacaggttccggatcaaccacaggttccggatcaaccacaggttccGCATCAGCCACAGGTTCCGGCTCAACCACAGGTTCCGGTTCTACATCAACCACGAAGACTGTAACAGAAGGTGGTTCCCAAACCAGCTCCGGAACAACCAAAACAACCggatcaaccacaggttccggctcaaccacaggttcctcatcaaccacaggttccggCTCAACGACAGGAACCGGATCAACCACAGGAACTGGCTCAACCACATCTTCTGGATCGACCACAGGTTCCGGATCAACCACAGGAACCGGTTCTACATCAACCACGAAGACTGTAACTGAAGGTGGTTCCCAAACAACCAAAACCAGCTCAACCACAGGTTCCggatcaaccacaggttccggCTCAACCACAGGAACCGGATCAACCTCAAGTACTGGATCAACATCTACCACGAAGACTGTAACTGAAAGTG GTTCCAAAACCGACTCTGGATCAACCAAAACAACCGGATCAACCACAGGAACCggatcaaccacaggttccggATCAACCACAGGAACTGGATCAACCACAGGAACCggatcaaccacaggttccTCATCAACCACAGGTTCCGCATCAGCCACAGGTTCCGGCTCAACCACAGGTTCCGGTTCTACATCAACCACGAAGACTGTAACAGAAGGTGGTTCCCAAACCAGCTCCGGAACAACCAAAACAACCggatcaaccacaggttccggctcaaccacaggttcctcatcaaccacaggttccggctcaaccacaggttccggctcaaccacaggttcctcatcaaccacaggttccggCTCAACCACAGGTTCCGGCTCAACCACAGGTTCCGCATCAGCCACAGGAACCGGATCTAGCACAGGTTCCGGATCAACCACAGGAACCGGATCTACATCAACCACGAAGACTGTAACTGAAAGTGGTTCTCAAACCAGCTCCGGAACAACCAAAACAACCGGATCAACCACAGAAACTGGATCGACCACAGGTTCCGGATCAACCACTGGTTCCggatcaaccacaggttccggCTCAACCACATCTTCTGGATCAACCACAGGAACCGGATCAACGACAGGTTCCggatcaaccacaggttccggCTCAACCACAGGTTCCGCATCAGCCACAGGTTCCGGCTCAACCACAGGTTCCGGTTCTACATCAACCACGAAGACTGTAACAGAAGGTGGTTCCCAAACCAGCTCCGGAACAACCAAAACAACCggatcaaccacaggttccggctcaaccacaggttcctcatcaaccacaggttccggCTCAACCACAGGTTCTGGCTCAACCACAGGTTCCTCatcaaccacaggttccggCTCAACCACAGGTTCCGGCTCAACCACAGGTTCCGCATCAGCCACAGGAACCGGATCTAGCACAGGTTCCGGATCAACCACAGGAACCGGATCTACATCAACCACGAAGACTGTAACTGAAAGTGGTTCTCAAACCAGCTCCGGAACAACCAAAACAACCGGATCAACCACAGAAACCGGCTCGACCACAGGTTCCGGATCAACCACTGGTTCCGGCTCAACTACAGGTTCCGGTTCTACATCAACCACGAATACTGTAACTGAAAGTGGTTCGCAAAACGACTCCGGAACAACCAAAACAACCGGATCAACCACAGGTTCTGGATCAACCACATCTTCCggatcaaccacaggttccTCATCAACCACAG GTTCCGGATCAACCACAGGAACCGGATCAACCACAGGAACTggatcaaccacaggttccTCATCAACCACAGGTTCTGGATCAACCACAGGAACCGGATCAACCACATCTTCCggatcaaccacaggttccggATCAACAACAGGTTCCGGCTCAACCACAGGTTCCGCTTCTACATCAACCACGAAGACTGTAACTGAAGGTGGTTCCCAAACCAGCTCCGGAACAACCAAAACAACCGGATCAACCACAGGAACCGGATCAACCTCAGGTTCCGGCTCAACCACAGGTTCCggatcaaccacaggttccTCATCTACAACAGGTTCCggatcaaccacaggttcctcatcaaccacaggttccggctcaaccacaggttcctcatcaaccacaggttccggATCAACCACAGGAAGTggatcaaccacaggttccggATCAACCACAGCAACTGGATCTACCACAGGTTCCTCATCTACAACAGGTTCCggatcaaccacaggttcctcatcaaccacaggttccggCTCAACCACTGGTTCCTCatcaaccacaggttccggATCTACATCAACCACGAAGACTGTAACTGAAGGTGGTTCCCAAACCAGCTCCGGAACAACCAAAACAACCGGCTCAACCACATCTTCTggatcaaccacaggttccggCTCAACCACAGGTTCCGGATCAACCACAGGAACCGGATCAAGCACAGGAACCGGATCAAGCACAGGAACCGGATCAGCCACAGGAACCGGATCTACATCAACCACGAAGACTGTAACTGAAGGTGGTTCCCAAACCAGCTCCGGAACAACCAAAACAACCGGATCAACCACATCTTCTggatcaaccacaggttccggCTCAACCACAGGAACCGGATCTAGCACAGGAACCGGATCAAGCACAGGAACCGGATCAGCCACAGGTTCCGGATCAGCCACAGGTTCAGGATCAGCCACAGGTTCAGGATCAGCCACAGGTTCCGGATCAGCCACAGGTTCCTCATCTACAACAGGTTCCggatcaaccacaggttcctcatcaaccacaggttccggATCAACCACAGGAAGTggatcaaccacaggttccggATCAACCACAGGAACTGGATCTACCACAGGTTCCTCATCTACAACAGGTTCCggatcaaccacaggttcctcatcaaccacaggttccggCTCAACCACTGGTTCCTCatcaaccacaggttccggATCAACCACAGGAAGTggatcaaccacaggttccggATCAACCACAGGAACTGGATCTAGCACATCTTCCGGATCAGGAACTGGATCAACCACATCTTCTGGATCAACCACAGGCTCCGGATCAACCACAGGCTCCTCATCAAATACAGGATCCTCATCAGCCACAGGTTCCGGATCAGCTAACTCTGGTACAGGTTCAAATAACGGCTATGGAGATGAATATACAAAGATTTCATCAACCAACGAAAGTAGCGATTTCTCAGACGGCTCAGAAGACAGCTATAATCAGAAGAAAGTAGAAAATGGCAAGACAATCGAAGCTTCTGGCTCTAAAGTGGAAGAATCAGAAGGTAACTCAGCCTCTTCATCTTACTCAGAAGAGAGGAAGAACCGTGATGGATCCTACTCTAAGGTAGAGAAGAAATCGTCGAATGATGCTGAGAGTAACAGTAGTGTAGCTGATGAAAGCAAATCGGAGACCAGCTCTGATGGCTCTTTCCACTCTCAGAAGCATCACCACGTCAGTCATTCTTCAAAGAAGAGTAGCTCAGACAGTAGCTATTCTTACTCGTCAAATTAA